A region of Chlamydiales bacterium STE3 DNA encodes the following proteins:
- a CDS encoding Uncharacterized protein (Product derived from UniProtKB/Trembl:F8L2S2): MCMSKEDKIFEIADRQQGYFTAGQAKECGYYDSHFQRYLFDGEWIKIGRGLYRLARYPLSDRPDLIEWSLWSRNKKGEIQGVWSHETALDLYELCDIMPVKLHLTVPHNFRKSISIPSVLKLYHTGLEEKDWTEQQGYRVTTPIKTLLDLTETRQISNDLLKQAIVEGRKKGILPKHLIESLPHNKAGDFLKKLYHEN, from the coding sequence TTGTGTATGAGCAAAGAAGATAAAATTTTTGAAATAGCTGATCGCCAACAGGGATATTTTACTGCTGGACAAGCAAAGGAATGTGGATATTATGACTCTCACTTTCAACGCTATCTTTTTGATGGGGAGTGGATAAAAATAGGTAGAGGCTTATATCGTTTAGCTCGTTATCCCTTGTCCGATCGACCAGATTTAATAGAATGGAGTTTGTGGAGTCGTAATAAAAAGGGAGAGATTCAAGGTGTGTGGTCTCATGAGACTGCTCTGGATCTTTACGAACTTTGCGATATTATGCCTGTAAAACTTCATTTGACGGTTCCTCATAATTTTCGAAAGTCTATTTCTATTCCCTCCGTATTGAAATTATACCACACTGGTTTAGAAGAAAAAGATTGGACCGAACAGCAGGGATATAGGGTAACTACACCTATAAAAACTCTTCTAGATCTCACTGAAACAAGACAAATTTCAAATGATTTGCTTAAACAAGCTATCGTTGAAGGTCGAAAAAAAGGAATCCTTCCAAAACATCTCATAGAATCCTTGCCACACAACAAAGCTGGAGACTTTCTAAAAAAGCTATACCATGAAAACTAA
- a CDS encoding Uncharacterized protein (Product derived from UniProtKB/Trembl:K1XQ17): MKTNTFKNSQDFRKSLEVRLQKAAKEKGIDLQRVRRQVAFDRLLARFFTQPETPFFLKGGYGIELRLSTARATKDIDLTYLQRVKNQDDSLSALILNDLQQLASIDLDDYFSYALGEAQLDLDNAPYGGARYPVSSFIDGKLFVRFHLDVGGDVLTSSTETLLTPDWLNFCGISAPNVKIISIEQQFAEKIHAYSLPRGDRLNSRVKDLIDILLLMRMRSLDLEKLSVNLQKIFKIRNTHALPLQLPVPPLEWTEPFSALAEECGLEKNLLLAFKEIASFYSRPFN; this comes from the coding sequence ATGAAAACTAATACCTTTAAGAATTCACAAGATTTTAGAAAAAGCTTGGAAGTACGTTTACAAAAGGCCGCTAAAGAAAAAGGGATCGACCTGCAAAGGGTTAGAAGACAAGTTGCATTTGATCGTCTTTTAGCTCGCTTCTTTACTCAGCCAGAAACCCCATTTTTTTTGAAAGGTGGCTATGGCATAGAGTTAAGGCTTTCAACTGCTCGTGCAACGAAAGATATCGATCTTACCTATCTCCAACGAGTTAAAAACCAAGATGATTCGTTGTCTGCTCTCATTTTAAATGATTTACAACAATTGGCCTCAATAGACCTTGATGATTATTTTTCATATGCTTTGGGAGAGGCTCAACTCGATTTAGACAACGCTCCTTATGGCGGGGCTCGTTATCCTGTTTCATCTTTTATCGATGGTAAACTGTTTGTTCGGTTTCATCTCGATGTGGGTGGTGATGTTTTGACTTCAAGTACTGAAACATTACTAACTCCTGATTGGCTAAACTTTTGTGGCATTTCAGCTCCAAATGTAAAGATAATATCGATTGAACAGCAATTCGCAGAAAAAATACACGCTTACTCATTGCCTCGAGGAGATAGGCTCAACTCAAGAGTGAAAGACCTTATTGATATTTTGCTTTTGATGAGGATGCGATCCTTAGATTTGGAAAAGCTAAGCGTTAATCTTCAAAAAATTTTCAAAATAAGAAATACGCATGCTTTACCCCTTCAATTGCCTGTACCTCCGCTTGAATGGACTGAGCCTTTTTCCGCTTTAGCTGAGGAGTGTGGACTTGAAAAGAATCTACTTTTGGCATTTAAGGAAATAGCATCTTTTTATTCTAGACCCTTTAATTGA